In Chrysemys picta bellii isolate R12L10 chromosome 3, ASM1138683v2, whole genome shotgun sequence, a single genomic region encodes these proteins:
- the TENT5A gene encoding terminal nucleotidyltransferase 5A — translation MADDEIARSPSSSSCSGSGNCTGTCGENPHCNVLSWEQVRRLDRILSETIPIHGRGNFPTLEMQPRQIVKVVRSRLEEKCIGVRDVRLNGSAASHILHQDSGLGYKDLDLIFCADLKGEAEFQTVKDVVLDCLLDFLPDGVNKEKITPLTLKEAYVQKMVKVCNDSDRWSLISLSNNSGKNVELKFVDSLRRQFEFSVDSFQIKLDSLLLFYECSENPMTETFHPTIIGESVYGDFQEAFDHLCNKIIATRNPEEIRGGGLLKYCNLLVRGFRAASESEIKSLQRYMCSRFFIDFSDIGEQQRKLESYLQNHFVGLEDRKYDYLMTLHGVVNESTVCLMGHERRQTLNLITMLAIRVLAEQNIIPNVANVTCYYQPAPYVADANFSNYYIAQVQPVFTCQQHTYSTWLPCN, via the exons ATGGCTGACGATGAAATCGCCCGCAGCCCCAGCAGTAGCAGCTGCAGCGGGAGTGGGAATTGTACGGGCACTTGCGGCGAGAACCCTCATTGCAACGTGCTGAGCTGGGAACAAGTGCGGCGCTTGGATCGCATCCTGAGCGAGACCATCCCCATCCACGGCCGGGGCAACTTCCCCACGCTGGAGATGCAGCCCCGGCAGATCGTGAAGGTGGTGCGGAGCCGCCTGGAGGAGAAGTGCATTGGGGTCCGAGACGTGCGACTCAATGGCTCGGCAGCCAGCCACATCCTGCACCAAGACAGTGGCCTGGGCTACAAGGACTTGGACCTCATCTTCTGCGCAGACCTCAAAGGGGAAGCCGAGTTTCAGACTGTGAAGGACGTGGTCTTGGACTGCCTTTTGGATTTCTTACCTGACGGAGTTAACAAGGAGAAGATCACCCCGCTTACCCTCAAG GAAGCTTATGTGCAGAAAATGGTAAAAGTATGCAATGATTCAGACCGATGGAGTCTCATCTCCTTGTCCAACAACAGTGGCAAAAACGTGGAGCTGAAGTTTGTGGACTCTCTGAGGAGGCAGTTTGAGTTCAGTGTAGACTCCTTTCAAATCAAATTAGATTCCCTTCTGCTTTTTTATGAATGCTCAGAGAATCCCATGACTGAAACTTTTCACCCGACCATCATTGGTGAGAGTGTCTATGGGGATTTCCAAGAAGCCTTTGATCATCTCTGCAACAAGATAATTGCCACCAGAAACCCAGAAGAAATCAGAGGAGGTGGCCTTCTTAAGTACTGCAACCTTTTGGTAAGGGGCTTTAGGGCTGCCTCAGAATCTGAGATTAAGTCCCTTCAGAGATACATGTGTTCCAGGTTTTTCATTGACTTCTCAGACATTGGAGAACAGCAAAGAAAGTTGGAGTCTTACTTGCAGAACCACTTTGTGGGATTAGAGGACCGCAAGTATGACTATCTCATGACCCTTCATGGTGTGGTGAATGAGAGCACAGTGTGCCTGATGGGACATGAGAGGAGACAGACTCTAAATCTTATCACCATGCTGGCCATCCGTGTCCTTGCTGAGCAAAATATCATCCCCAATGTGGCCAATGTCACCTGCTATTACCAGCCAGCCCCATATGTAGCAGATGCCAACTTTAGCAATTACTATATTGCCCAGGTTCAACCGGTATTCACGTGCCAGCAGCACACATACTCGACTTGGTTGCCCTGCAATTAA